The following nucleotide sequence is from Cucumis melo cultivar AY chromosome 1, USDA_Cmelo_AY_1.0, whole genome shotgun sequence.
TTTGGaccaatttattatattttgattggagaaaaCAATAATACCACAATAAAATAAGAGACAGAAAATAAAAGTTTATAATTCATACTAAAAAAGCAAGCTCATAATTGCAAAACACACTACACACTGCCATTCAAAAGCAGTGCACAGAAAAAAAATCTGCATAACAAATTATTACAATTGGGCCACATGCAATATCACCACTGGCCCATTAAAGCCCAATTATAATTCCCCTCCCAACCGAacaaccttttttttcttcttaaaaaaCAGAAATCATCCCTAACCCAAAACAACTTTCcataatattatatattgttTCATTTTAGATGTGATAGTCCAGAATTATCTCAAACTTATGTGAAATATTGATGTCAAtagctatttttttaaaatatataaaattaaaaattcacacaaattatgtttaaataagttaaattggTTATTAGTTGTTGAGTTAACATTAGCTGGAGCTTGTTTTAAAAAGTTTTGACATCAATATTTGCAATTCAATTcctttatgatatatatatatatatatatatgtatataaatataaaaaatgtcaaattaaaGGTAAAAAATATAGGTGGATGAAAATTGAATACGGCTGGATGAGTGAATTTAATAATGagtagaaaaattaaaaagaatcgccagattttatttgttaatattttgaTGGCTTAATTGGGCGTCAGCATATGTTAGTCTTAGGAGTCTAAAATATCAGGTCGTGTACAACACGCACTAAAACCATATAGTTAATAAAAgaagtaaaagaaagaaagaaagaaagaaagaaagagagagaaaaagagaaatgaCGTTAGAACCACGGGCAGAAGCAAAAGCAACACGGAAGCTAAGGGGGGCAGAGAGTGGGGCAACGGGCAGCACAATACGCTGTCTTTAGAAGAGCACCGTTTTTACGCTTGAAAGGTGGAAATGAAAAAATTGGTAGAGAAGGAAGGACAACAGCTTAGGTGTGGAACCGAGGCTGAGGTTAGGTTTAGGCTCGGACCTCTCAGATGCCTCACGAAAAAGCCAAACCAGCATCGAAAATAATGTACCAAagcaagagagagagagagagagataagaGAGAGTGAATTCTAGAGAGAGAATTTTGTAGTgtgagagagagggagagagagggaAAGGGATGGGTCAGATcgtgaagaggaagaagaaaggtaGACCATCGAAGGCAGATCTGGCACGGCGGTCCGGTGGAGGACTAACATCGTCGGAATCTGAACCACGTCGGAGTCTCCGTCGCCGTAATGTGAGGTACAACATCGATTACGACGACTTTCTTGAAGAAGACGATGAGGATGAGGAAGAGGACGAgaggaggagagagaagaaGCTTAAGCTTGTTGTCAAGCTGAACCAAGGAAGAGATGGAACGCATCTATCTCCAGTGGATGGAGTCTCTAGGTTAGAGGCGCGTGATGTACACGCGCCTGAGTATGGTTCTTCGGCGTCGGAAGGTGAAGAAGATGAACCAGAGAGGAAGCcattgaagaagaggaggattGGTGGTGGTGAAGAAGAGGATGAAGATGATGAGTACGACGATCAAATTCGTGGAGATGAAAATGAAGACGATGACATTGATGAGGTACTTAACAGGAATTCTACTGTGGATTGATCTATTGGAAGAAGGGAATATGGAAAatgagtgagtgagtgagtgagacTGAGTAGGGATTCGGGGGAAATGTATGGTTTATTAACAGAGAGGAGTGTCCAGCTCAGCTGAGATCACTGAGATTTTTATGCAATTGGTCCAGACTTCAAAATTACTCTTACCCGTTTCCCATTTCTCGAATTTCCGTTTCACTTTCTCTCACTAGGTTTTTGGAATGTGTCGGGGATTTGAGAGGTATTATGGATTTTGAGGTCAACTGTCAAAAACTAACACCCCTAAAGAATCTGATCACACTCTCCCACCTTTCTCTCTCCACCATTCACTCAATCACTcatatttctctctctctctgtctctCTCTTTCTATCTTTCCATGTTGTCTGCCTTATCTGTCTCTGTCTCTGTCTCTTTCTATACTTGTTTATCACTCGTGTTGTATGAGAATTTATGAATTTGTTTAATGCCTTTTTGTTTGATACAATGGATTTTGACAGGAAAGGGGGGGAAGGAAGGTGGGCTCAAAAGGGTCCGACTCTGTTCCAGGTTTGTGTTCTTTTTTCAATTGAAATTTGTGATTCTAGTTTGTGGGTTTTATTCTTAATTTGTCTTTTTTGATCTATCAGCTTTGTATTTGAATTGGGTTTGTTTAATGTGTGATGTTTCTTTGATCAGGGACTCCATCAGATCGATCATCTGGGTTACCATTACCTGATAAGAAGACATTGGAGTTGATTCTCGACAAACTTCAGAAGTATGGGGGGAATTgtatctcttttctcttttgtaTTTTGTTCTTGTGTGAATGAAATTCCAATTTTTCCTAGAATTAACATCTGAAATGGTGGCAGGAAGGATACCTATGGTGTCTATGCGGAACCAGTTGATCCTGAAGAGGTCTGTGATTTTCATCTTCGTATGTGGTTGTTTCAGCGTTTCTCAACATCCAAATTTGAAATGATGTCTGTTGTTGTGTAGCTGCCTGACTATCACGATGTCATTGATCATCCTATGGACTTTGCTACCGTAAGGAATAAGTTGACCAACGGATCATATTCAACTTTGGAACAGTTTCAGGTGGGTGTACTATTCTTTGGTTGGAGAGTTTTCTTCCACATGCACGTGCCTTTAAGGTTTTCCGTTTGCTGTGTTTTGGAAACCATACCTTGTCTTGGCTTTTTCCAGTCTTTGACGATTTAATGGTCAATTGGTTCTGGAATGCCGCCAATTGGGGGGCTGACTTAGCGACAAACATGGTGCCATGAAAGATTCATCCCTTAATTGGATGTGTTAATGTGCCTGACAGTACTATGTTTCTTTGTCCCCTTTGGGTTGGGGTTGGAACGGTTGTCAGAGCATCATAGCTTTTTACATTAACGgctgattttttttctattttctttctttacccttttcttctttttttctttttttttttttcttggggggggggggggggggggttctGCCTTTTAGCTCCCCAGGTCAACATGTACAACCACCATTGGTTGCAGAATGAATTTTCGGTTTTCAAAGGTCGTTTTGCTAACATGGCTTCTCATCTTCAAAACCAACTGACATTCGCCCAATTTTTAATGCTGATATAGATCTCTATACTGAATGTTTTCATGTTTTTGGTTATTCAGTGTAGCTTAGAAATCCAATTGGGTGGAATTTCATTTGGTTTGTACTCTTTCCTAGTAGGCCTATTGAAGTCTCCATACTCCTAGGATCTCCCCCCACCCCGGCTGAAGTTTATCAATCTCCTTTGTCTTTGTAGTTTGGTTTCAAATACAAAATGTGTCTCAACATTTCAACATTTTTATCCAAGTTTGAAAGTGGTGTCTTCCATTCATGAAGAAAACTCCAAATGATCATGCTATGTTTCACTTTTTCAAGATGTTGAAACTTGCAATGGAAGACTTTTGACAAAAGGAAGAGAGTGGACGATGAAACTTTGGATTTAGTTTGTTTCATGGGTAGTTGGCTAGTCATTTTGGAAATCTTTGTAGCCTCTTTCTCTCACTCtcttatttaaattaattggagattttttttaatcttatgGCATGCTGGTTTCAGTTGGGCCTTTTATCCTTTCTCTTTGCGTTTATATATTGGCCATCAAATTCTCAGTGCTCTGCTTCTATGTCGTGACTTGCATTTTGTTCTGAATTTAATTCTGTAATGCTATTTTGGGTCAATGGAGGTTCTTTTCTTTGACGCAGTAAttttatcttcttttctaaGGGAGGGGCGGATGTTTCAGTCTAAACTTTTTCCACAGCGTTGTTTATGGTGACTATGTAGTTGGCCATTGCCTATTACTTAAGTCATATATATTTCAAGAAATAATGCTTGAGGTAGGGCTTactatattttgttaattatcGAGCTTCTTTGATGCAGAGTGATGTTTTCTTGATATGCTCCAATGCAATGCAATACAATTCACCAGAAACCATTTACCACAAACAGGTATAATGATTGAGttttcaaatttctttgttCCTGTCTTCTCAGTTAGCTAacgtactttttttttttttgtataggcACGTTCCATTCAAGAGCTAGCCAAGAAGAAATTTGAGAGAGTAAGAAATGAAATTGAACGCTCTGAGAAAGAGTTGAAGTTGGAGCAGAGTGCGAAATCCAATTCTTACATCAAGAAGCAACCACCAAAGAAACCCTTCTTCAGGACTTTGCAGGAACCTATTGGATCAGATTTTTCCTCAGGTGCGACCCTTGCTGCGACTGGAGATGTACAGAATAGTTCTAATCCAATCCAAGGTGTCAACTACGAGTTGCCTAGCAATATTGATGGGCAAGTAGAGGGTAGCTCCTCGCTCTTCGATACTACCATTCAGGACAAGGCTGAAGAGCTCTTCTCAGGTATTGTTCAATAAAAACCGATGCTGTCTAGTTTCAAACTACTCGTGTACATCCCTGAGATAGCTCTGAGACATAATTTTTAAGTTAGGATTCAGGATtaaaattttctctcttattaattttccttttataCCCAATAAATCTGCTTGATTGATTGTTATTTCCACTCTGCAAgtaaataaatttttgtttactGTAATTCTTTTAGGAAGGGGCCTTCTGGGTAAATTGGGGAGGAAGTCATCTGTGCTTGATGACAACCGCCGTGCTACTTACAACATTTCTATTTCACCAGCACCAAGATCAGAGTCAATATTTTCAACCTTTGAGGACGAAATAAGACAGTTTGTTGCGGTATTGTCACAAAGAAACTGGTCTCTACTGTCCCTTGTGGGTGGCATTGTTCTACATTTCTCAtgatttttttgtttgtattttggaaTTCAGGTGGGGCTTCATGCAGAGTATTCATATGCTAGGAGTCTGGCTCGATTTGCTGCAACACTAGGTCCAATTGCTTGGAAAGTTGCCTCCCAGAGGATTGAGCAGGCTGTACCTGTTGGATGTAAATTTGGCCGTGGTTGGGTTGGCGAATATGAGCCACTTCCGACTCCTGTATTAATATTTGAGAACCAAAACCAGAAGGAACCTGGATTGAATGGTAACTTGCATTCTACCAGCGCATTAAGAAAGGATGCAAAGCCTTCAGATATTCCTTTGCCGAAGCAGGAACATTCTCTTAGTGCACCAAGTACAGAAGTGAGTGGAATTGCTAGAGGATCCACCTTGGATGGGAAATCATCTTTCCTTAAGTCGTCTTCGCCAAATCCCGGTCCTCCACAAAACCTGCAGACCAAGCATTTTACTGAGGTAGAGAAGGTTAAAAAGCAAGTAGAGTTAAATTCCTTGCCCtcaccaaaacaaaacaaaatagatCTTGGTATGGAGAAGCAGGCGAATTCAAATGCGACCACTTCGAGGTCTAGAGATATGTCATCGGTAAACTTAAATCTTGTTCAATCTGTGCCTTATAAACTGCCTGGTGTTAATGGCGTTGTAACTGGAGGATTGCCTAATGGAAAATTCCCAAGCAGTTGTTTAAATAGTCCACGGGCCGCATTATCATCTTCTAGCTTGCCTTCTCAAACAGCCCCGGTGGCAACTTCTCATGGACAGGACCTGGGTCCCAGTAAGCCAGTACAATTGATGAGAATGATGTCTGAGAGAGCCCCAAAACAAGAGAACTCATCCAATCAATCTTCATCTGATTCTCCGTCAGCTTTGTCATCAGTTCCTTCTGCAATGAGAGACGATTCTAATAATGCTGCAGCATTAGCTTCTCGTGCATGGATGTCAATTGGGGCTGGAGGGTTTAAACAAGTCAGAGAAAATTCCACACCTAAAAGTCAAATCTCTGCAGATTCATTGTATAATCCAGCTCGGGAATTTCATCCGCAGATGACACGAGCGTGGGGGGAGTTTCGTGCTGGAGGCAATCAGCCCCAATTTGAGAGGAGCAATTTCCCTATGCAGGCATTTGTTTCACAAGCCACTCTTGTGCCAAATGAACAACAGCTGCAAAATCGGTCCATGATTTACCCTCAGCTAGTCCAGGCTGACATGTCTAAGTTCCAATTGCAGTCGACTTGGCGAGCTCTCAGCCCACATAACCAACCTAGGAAGAAACAGGAAATGCTTCCTCCTGACTTGAATATCGGGTTTCAGTCTCCTGGGTCTCCTGTGAAACAATCCTCTAGCGTTTTGGTTGACTCCCAACAGCCAGACCTAGCCTTGCAACTATAAGTGAAGGCTAGTTATGTGAAGAAGATTCTTACTAGGAACTTGCAACCTTTGGCAACTGAGATAACCTTTCTTCTATGTTGCACCAAATATGAGAACAAACAGATTATCGGTACGGCAGAGATGATTTGCATTCTGAACAAACTTGAAAACCTTACCAGTCTTCAGTCCTGTATTTATAGGTCGGAGGATTCATCCCGATTTATACATTAAAAATGAGCAATATCCACAGCAAGCATTATCTATCTGGTTGTGGGATCCTGTTTTCGTAGCAGCTGAGGAACGAATTTTAGCAGGCgacattatttttttcttccagaTTTTCAATTGCTGCTGCAGAAAGTGCCGGTATGGTCCCAAATATCAGGTATGTCCTCCGCCATTGACAAcgaaaggaaggaaaaaaatgatttgCTTGTGTCATTTGTTTTGATGTGCTGAAAAAGTTTCTATCTGAGAAGTTGAGGATACAAGTTTAGTTTTGCCTTGTAGAGTAGTCACAGGTGGATGGATGAATTAGATCTTTGTAATTACTTTGATAAATCCCACTTCCATGTAGTTCTGCTGCTTTAATACATGCAAGATTTACCCACCAATGCCATGATGTTGTAACTATTTTATGCCAGTTCTGTTTTTGCCAATTAATTTTGATTGTTGATTGGCTCACCATTGTCATCTCTGATTTTGGTATGTGTGAGTTTTAGTTGTTGGTGTGTGTGTGTAAGTTTTAGCAAGATTGGAGAAAGTAGACATTTAGCATGATTTGATTGATGACCATTCTTAGTTACAGGACAAATCTAAACTGGGTTTGACATAGGAAACTTGGTGCATGGTTTGGActgatttttaaaattgttgaaatatatatattttttaatttttatgttcATAATCATTCAATGTTTTTAAtcctcaaaattaattttataggTAATTTTACACTTTTAAATGTTATTTTGAATTAACACGTTTTAAGGTGATTTTGAAAATGTCAAAGTGAGTTAAACAATTTTAGAATCATTTTCGGACGTGTTTTTATTATCATTTGGTTAAAAGGGTGTTGATTTCTGATGAAATTTTTTTCTCGACTTCAACAAAAAGCATGAAACTTGAATAGTTTGTTATGCTGATGCTTTGGCACACTTGATTTtgttgtgtttttctttttcgaaaggttgttagttttattttttcaatgtgatttatttttaatttttgttattttaaatttttgttattttaaatttctaatGTTACATAATGTGGCGAATTGGATTTGTTTGTAACGAGCTTGGTGTTACTTTTCTTCCACCTAGAAACTTTTTATCTcccacatttttctttttctcacccATTtgtcttcttattcttctttttcGATACAGTTAGAGTCATCTTAGTCGTGAACATATCTTTACACTAATTAGACCATGTTTGGTTTGATATTGTTGGGTGTTCTATTACTTAAAGGTAATTGACATAACCTTTCATCTTAGAGGTGAAAGCTTTGATCTTCATCTTTGACAATTATTATGCTAAAAAAGTAACAAAAATAagatttctatcattgatagaatttgaaaattttgctacattttgatttatttttttatatttcaaaatgtCTCTAATTTTTATTCCATTATTTTTTTCAAGTAGAATTGCGATATTTACGATTGAACTTCTAACTTGAAAAGGAGCGAGTGCAGCTCATATACTATCGAGCTAAGCTTAccttaggaaaaaaaaaactattcaaTTTTACATTAGCGTAAacttgttaaaatacttttaattaaaaaaaaaagcatactAAAAGACTTTGGATTAATcttgaaattttaatatttaatttaacaagttataattttactttaagaaaattaaaattgtcTATTAACTTGGTCGTATTAATACTGATCTCACCAAACATTTAAACTTGTTTGGAATTAGTCTTTCACATAATTTTTAAGGCATATAACTAAGAGGTTTCATGTAGTTCTTACTTGAATGTTTGGTGGTTCAAAAATTTCCcctcttatttatttattgtacTATAAAAAGAGTTCATACTTTACATCATTGTACACATTTTTATAAGTTAAAAGGCTATATAAATATGAAGTTTGTATATATATGATTGTGAAACTTCAACcatatattttgaaaacttaaTAAATTGGACCATGAATATGACTCGGTgagacaacatattttttttcttgaggTTGGAAGTTGAAAATCCTTGTACTTTGCATTTGTTGTTCTTAAAAAATTCTACATACTATGAGATTCAAGcttataatttagaaaaattttgATCAATTACAAGTTGTCATATtatacaacaaaataaaatttattaaacttAAGACAAATTAAGAATTATTGTGTCCTTAGATTAAAATTTAGAGACAAATGACAAACTAAAAAATGCAACATCTTTTTGGTCCTATTTGGCCATCCATCGCAACGATAGACTTATCGTACTCTATGTTGATTAAGCCAAAGGTGTCATTTTTGGCCATCCAATTACAGTAATAGACTTATTATATTCTATGTTTTATTAAGTTTAGACCGCGATTGAATTGGGATTGAAATTATAAATTAGATTGAGACAAAGCTATCAAAGTCGCTTGGGTTCAAAGCAATCAAAACTAAACCCTAATTTTGGGCTCAAAAGCTATTGGACTCAAGCCTATGTAATACCCATGGGAACTTTATAAATATATGCCCTACCATTCCTTTTGAAAGGATATGGTGGAGAATTGAAGTCTTAAAGCTCCCTAAGCTCGAAAATTTTGAAGATCGAAGCACTCAACCTTAAAAGTTTTGAAGACTGAAACTTTGAAGACTAAAACTTGTTCACTGACctaatcattttttttgttgacTAACATTAATTTTTCTTGGAAGAACAAGTTAAATGAGGAATATTATTGAGTGTCATAGATTGAAACAAGGACTTATTGAAACTCCCAAGGGTAGGTTAGCTCATTTTCAAAAACTTATTTCTCCActtttttcaaatgttttgtttgaaTGGGTAATGAATATGCAtttggaaagaagaaaaaaggaacaCACTTTTTTCATTACATTGGGGGACTTTAGAAGATGAGCAACCATCGGTCAAGAGGCtgtgagatagttatactaaATAGGTTTGCTTGATGATAGAAACATAGAATTTGTTACTAACCCCTCATACAACATATACTAAGGAGCTTCTTTATGTTGGAATTATAAGGTtgttttgagaaaaaaaaaattctcaattaGATATGGTTTATGAACATTTTAGTTGGTTTTGAGATTCAAGGAACTCGTTAGGCTGTGTTGAGTGTTAAAATGTCATTTGGATACTTTTTAGGATGTGTTGGGTGTCAATGTGTCAATTAGACATTTTTCTAGATGCATTTTAGTTTGGGTTTAAAAGTGAAAGTGCCATTAGAAAGTTCATAGGTTATGTCTAGAGTGAAAATGCCATTTAGACACTTTTTATGAATCTCTTAGTTGGTTTTGAGATTGAAAGTAACTTTTAAGAATTTGTTAGGTTATGTTTGGTGTCTAAATGTCATTTAGATACTTTTTAGGCCTATTTTAGTTTTGGCTTGAAAGTGAAAGTGAAAGTGATAATTAAGAACTTTTAAGTTGTGACTGAAAGGTTTAGAGCTCTTACGTAACGGAAGAATTTAACAAtctttttctcaaattaaacTGTTAATGAAATACCAGTACATTGACAAAAATACATAAGCAAATTTACTGTAAAGTGCTAAGCAtgctttaataaataaattagaatTATATAGGAAAGGAAACTTTCGTAAGTTTGTTGTCGTCTCTGAATTCTATAAAACTCCAAATTGAAAAACATCAACACTTTAGAGCCTTTCCAATTTTCTGAGTAATTCGAGATTTTGGTTTGTatgaaccaaaattggaatgaAAAGAATAGggagaatattttttttagagatCATGGAGAGAACTCTATTCGTTTACTCGTGAGAGCGTCTTGCGTTACATTCTTTCTTTTACTTCATCTTAAAgaaagaaatgagagaatggaATACCCCAGCATACCATGTTCGCTCAATAACTCCGACGGagttattaatttaattgaatttaaattaaattagattaatactaatattaaaataattaattaactaattaaattagtagttaattaaattatatttaaatgaatatttctCTTATTAACCTATAgtcttaatttaattaatttaattaaataatattaaactaaactattaattaattattaaattaaatatcttatatttaatttcatcCATATTTGAATGATATTCGTATATAAATCTCTCTTAtaaactatagttttaatatgaatcatATGCATATCGATGAAATTGCATAATTCATGGAGGTGGCAAAATGTCAGAAAAATAGAGAGGGAAAAACAAGATGCGTGTTTAAAAATTTTCAGAATTGTATGACTCAACTATTAGATGAATTACAACAACATTTATTTGCTAATGGAATATCTTATTCATATGACTAATAGATTTATCATGGAGAATCGACAAATTCAGCTCAATTTCAAAGAGTCACGACTCTTTAGCTTCTTTAGCAGACGATGGATTATGGAAACAACCTATTGGTCATAATGATGACAATGGGTTGTTcgatcttttaaatgatttgcAAGGATCGATGAAATAAGGGACATATGGTGAAGATGAAGAAAACTTTGGAGATGAGATGCATGAGAACATTGAACAAAGGTATACTATGAACTTCTTTAGAAGTTGATGGATGAAGCACATAATCCTTTGTTTACCTTGGTTGTCAAAATTTTTCTCATTGAACTCCTTAAAGAAATCGATGAATATTAAGGTTCTTAATAATTGGAGTAACAAACCCTTAGCTATGTTAATAAATTTGTTGAAAGCTCTTCTGATTGGTGCATATATACCTAGTTCTTCCTATGAAGCTAA
It contains:
- the LOC103503278 gene encoding uncharacterized protein LOC103503278; translated protein: MGQIVKRKKKGRPSKADLARRSGGGLTSSESEPRRSLRRRNVRYNIDYDDFLEEDDEDEEEDERRREKKLKLVVKLNQGRDGTHLSPVDGVSRLEARDVHAPEYGSSASEGEEDEPERKPLKKRRIGGGEEEDEDDEYDDQIRGDENEDDDIDEERGGRKVGSKGSDSVPGTPSDRSSGLPLPDKKTLELILDKLQKKDTYGVYAEPVDPEELPDYHDVIDHPMDFATVRNKLTNGSYSTLEQFQSDVFLICSNAMQYNSPETIYHKQARSIQELAKKKFERVRNEIERSEKELKLEQSAKSNSYIKKQPPKKPFFRTLQEPIGSDFSSGATLAATGDVQNSSNPIQGVNYELPSNIDGQVEGSSSLFDTTIQDKAEELFSGRGLLGKLGRKSSVLDDNRRATYNISISPAPRSESIFSTFEDEIRQFVAVGLHAEYSYARSLARFAATLGPIAWKVASQRIEQAVPVGCKFGRGWVGEYEPLPTPVLIFENQNQKEPGLNGNLHSTSALRKDAKPSDIPLPKQEHSLSAPSTEVSGIARGSTLDGKSSFLKSSSPNPGPPQNLQTKHFTEVEKVKKQVELNSLPSPKQNKIDLGMEKQANSNATTSRSRDMSSVNLNLVQSVPYKLPGVNGVVTGGLPNGKFPSSCLNSPRAALSSSSLPSQTAPVATSHGQDLGPSKPVQLMRMMSERAPKQENSSNQSSSDSPSALSSVPSAMRDDSNNAAALASRAWMSIGAGGFKQVRENSTPKSQISADSLYNPAREFHPQMTRAWGEFRAGGNQPQFERSNFPMQAFVSQATLVPNEQQLQNRSMIYPQLVQADMSKFQLQSTWRALSPHNQPRKKQEMLPPDLNIGFQSPGSPVKQSSSVLVDSQQPDLALQL